One Enterococcus silesiacus genomic window carries:
- a CDS encoding polysaccharide biosynthesis protein, with amino-acid sequence MINQPNPADQPILTNQEKMVRGSAWMTASNIISRLLGAVYIIPWYAWMGEHANEANALSSMGYTIYALFLLISTAGIPGAIAKQTSYYNSLNEYKISRRLFYKALQLMATLGAISAIIMYLFSPLLAKWSGGGTELVPTMRALSLAVLIFPCMSVVRGYFQGNQDMMPFALSQIVEQVARVFYMLLTAFIIMKVYEGNYVDAVTQSTLAAFIGMLASFVVLFFYIRKQKPMFDYLEAHSANEHEASTRDLLTETLKEAIPFIIVGSGVTVFKLVDQFTFSNFMNTFTAYSGSQLRTLFAIFNANPDKLTMVVIALATSISATGLPLITEAITLKKYRDLSKLISNNLQLFMFVMLPATFGMIVLAKPLYTMFYVPDALGVSVLIQACFAGLFMGLYMLSSTMLMGMYENKAAIKYFGLGLAVKLLIQYPSVRLFEVYGPLIATMIGFTLSCVLIMRRIKKVSHFNLGLTLRRGLLIFLITLVMMIAAIVMRQFLYLFLDPTSKFQSFVIILIVAAFGGAVYGYITLKLRLADKLLGAKIGKIRRKLKIK; translated from the coding sequence ATGATAAATCAACCAAATCCTGCTGATCAACCGATCTTAACTAACCAAGAAAAAATGGTTAGAGGATCTGCTTGGATGACAGCTAGTAATATAATTTCTCGTTTGTTGGGTGCGGTCTATATTATCCCATGGTATGCATGGATGGGAGAGCACGCCAATGAAGCAAACGCTTTATCTTCAATGGGGTATACTATATATGCTCTCTTTTTATTAATTTCTACAGCAGGAATTCCTGGAGCAATTGCAAAGCAGACTTCTTACTACAATTCATTGAATGAATATAAGATCAGTCGTCGCCTTTTTTACAAAGCACTTCAATTAATGGCTACTTTAGGGGCTATTTCTGCAATCATCATGTATCTTTTTTCACCATTACTGGCAAAATGGTCAGGTGGTGGAACAGAATTGGTCCCAACAATGCGTGCATTAAGTTTAGCAGTGTTGATTTTTCCTTGTATGAGCGTGGTTCGTGGCTATTTCCAAGGGAATCAAGATATGATGCCCTTTGCTTTATCACAAATCGTTGAACAAGTCGCCCGCGTGTTTTATATGCTATTGACCGCATTCATCATCATGAAAGTTTATGAGGGGAATTATGTCGATGCAGTAACGCAATCGACACTTGCTGCATTTATTGGAATGCTCGCTAGTTTTGTTGTTTTATTCTTCTATATTCGTAAACAAAAACCAATGTTCGATTATCTTGAGGCGCATAGTGCTAATGAACACGAGGCTTCAACGAGAGATTTATTAACAGAAACATTAAAAGAAGCGATTCCTTTTATCATCGTTGGATCAGGTGTGACAGTCTTTAAATTAGTCGATCAATTTACTTTTTCTAATTTTATGAATACATTTACCGCATATTCAGGCAGTCAATTACGCACACTGTTTGCGATTTTTAATGCGAATCCAGATAAACTAACAATGGTCGTGATTGCTTTAGCAACCTCGATCTCAGCCACTGGACTACCTTTGATTACAGAAGCGATTACGTTGAAAAAATATCGGGATTTGTCGAAGTTGATCAGTAATAATTTACAGTTATTTATGTTTGTGATGTTGCCTGCAACGTTTGGTATGATTGTTTTGGCAAAACCACTTTATACAATGTTTTATGTCCCAGATGCTTTAGGTGTGTCGGTCTTGATCCAGGCATGTTTTGCAGGTTTGTTTATGGGACTTTATATGTTGTCGTCTACAATGTTGATGGGGATGTATGAGAATAAAGCTGCAATCAAGTACTTTGGTTTAGGACTAGCAGTGAAATTGCTCATTCAATATCCAAGTGTGCGACTATTTGAAGTATATGGTCCACTGATTGCAACGATGATCGGTTTTACTTTATCGTGTGTGTTGATCATGAGAAGAATCAAAAAAGTCAGCCATTTTAATTTGGGGTTAACTTTACGACGTGGGTTATTGATTTTCTTGATCACATTAGTAATGATGATCGCAGCAATCGTGATGAGACAATTCTTGTATCTATTCTTAGATCCAACAAGTAAATTCCAATCCTTTGTGATCATTCTGATCGTAGCAGCATTTGGTGGAGCAGTTTATGGCTATATCACATTGAAACTGCGCTTAGCAGACAAACTATTAGGCGCAAAAATAGGTAAAATTCGCCGTAAATTGAAAATAAAATAG
- a CDS encoding dipeptidase PepV (divalent metal ion-dependent extracellular dipeptidase; able to hydrolyze a broad range of dipeptides but no tri-, tetra-, or larger oligopeptides; differences in the amino acid specificity of the cleavage site varies between species; similar to succinyl-diaminopimelate desuccinylases), protein MTIDWQKEVDARKDALLEDLQNLLRINSERDDSKVTPDAPFGPGPVAGLKHMLAYGERDGFVVKNVDNYAGHIEYGEGDETLGIFGHMDVVPAGDGWSTDPYEPVIKDGKIFARGSSDDKGPSMAAYYALRIIKDLGVPLSKKVRFVVGSDEESGWGDMDYYFKHEEKPDFGFSPDAEFPIINGEKGNVSLYARFGGSSEGEYDLESFNAGLRENMVPGTATAVITVPTAEAAEKMQGAFSVFVDEEPISGELEANGTTVTLKVVGKGAHGASPQSGINAATFLAVFLNSYGFAGAAKEFIQVAATLVHEDFYGEKLGVAFEDAKMGKLTMNAGLFIFKKGAEEGNFMSLNFRYPKGTTAADLEAGVTSTAGGIGAEIVQGGRNQEPHYVPADDPLVETLLQVYEDHTGQKGHEQIIGGGTYGRLLKRGVAYGAMFPGYTDTMHQANEFMALDDLFRATAIYADAIYRLAK, encoded by the coding sequence ATGACAATTGATTGGCAAAAAGAAGTAGACGCACGTAAAGATGCGCTATTAGAAGATTTACAAAATTTATTACGTATCAATAGCGAGCGTGATGACTCAAAAGTAACACCAGATGCACCATTTGGACCAGGACCTGTTGCTGGCTTAAAACATATGTTAGCGTATGGCGAACGTGATGGATTTGTTGTGAAAAACGTTGATAACTACGCTGGACATATCGAGTATGGTGAAGGCGATGAAACATTAGGGATTTTCGGGCATATGGACGTTGTACCTGCTGGAGACGGTTGGTCTACAGACCCGTATGAGCCAGTAATTAAAGACGGGAAAATCTTTGCCCGTGGTTCAAGTGATGATAAAGGCCCAAGTATGGCGGCTTATTATGCATTAAGAATCATCAAAGATTTAGGTGTACCATTATCTAAAAAAGTTCGTTTTGTCGTAGGTAGTGACGAAGAAAGCGGCTGGGGCGATATGGATTATTACTTCAAGCACGAAGAAAAACCTGACTTTGGTTTCTCTCCTGATGCAGAATTTCCGATCATCAATGGTGAAAAAGGGAATGTATCATTATACGCTCGTTTTGGCGGATCAAGCGAAGGTGAATATGATTTAGAAAGCTTTAACGCTGGTTTACGTGAAAATATGGTTCCAGGTACAGCAACGGCTGTGATCACTGTTCCAACTGCCGAAGCGGCTGAAAAAATGCAAGGCGCATTTAGCGTTTTTGTCGATGAAGAACCGATTTCTGGTGAGTTAGAAGCAAATGGTACAACTGTAACGCTCAAAGTTGTCGGGAAAGGCGCACACGGCGCTAGCCCGCAATCTGGGATCAATGCGGCGACATTCTTAGCAGTATTCCTAAACAGTTATGGATTTGCTGGGGCAGCGAAAGAATTTATCCAAGTGGCAGCAACACTTGTTCACGAAGATTTCTATGGTGAAAAATTAGGCGTCGCTTTTGAAGATGCTAAAATGGGTAAATTGACAATGAACGCTGGTTTATTCATCTTCAAAAAAGGTGCTGAAGAAGGCAACTTTATGAGCCTGAATTTCCGTTACCCTAAAGGTACAACAGCCGCTGATTTAGAAGCTGGTGTGACATCTACAGCAGGCGGGATTGGTGCAGAAATCGTTCAAGGCGGACGCAATCAAGAACCACATTATGTGCCAGCGGATGATCCATTGGTTGAAACGTTGTTACAAGTTTACGAAGATCATACGGGTCAAAAAGGTCATGAACAAATCATCGGTGGCGGAACTTACGGACGTTTACTAAAACGTGGTGTGGCGTATGGCGCAATGTTCCCAGGCTATACAGATACAATGCACCAAGCCAATGAATTTATGGCGTTGGATGATTTATTCCGTGCGACAGCTATTTATGCGGATGCGATTTATCGTTTGGCGAAATAA
- a CDS encoding carbohydrate kinase: MKELSQENLTAVIQARPQDSHKGTFGRSVLIGGNETYGGAIIMSAEACVKAGCGLTSVITAEKNHTALHVRLPEAMVLDWTISQAFSDLIDTADVILIGPGLGLTTHSQQILAKVLQQQQSSQWLVIDGSAITLFAQNNYSLNYPKQVVFTPHQMEWQRLSGLEIIEQTVANNQAIQKQLGATIILKSHRTEIYTASSHYRNPLGTPAMATGGMGDTLAGMITGFLAQFQDKEAALCAAVYLHSFIGEALGKEKYVVLPTEISKNLPYYMKQAEEKR, from the coding sequence ATGAAGGAACTATCACAAGAAAATCTGACTGCGGTGATCCAAGCTCGCCCGCAAGATTCTCACAAAGGAACCTTTGGGCGATCGGTATTGATTGGTGGAAATGAAACGTATGGCGGAGCAATCATCATGAGTGCAGAAGCTTGTGTCAAAGCGGGGTGCGGTTTAACTTCAGTCATTACAGCAGAAAAAAATCACACCGCCCTTCATGTTCGTTTACCTGAAGCGATGGTGCTGGATTGGACGATCAGCCAAGCATTCAGTGACTTAATTGATACAGCGGATGTCATTTTGATTGGACCTGGTTTAGGTTTAACTACGCATAGTCAACAAATTTTAGCCAAAGTCTTACAACAGCAACAGTCATCACAATGGCTCGTGATTGATGGATCAGCCATTACCTTATTCGCTCAAAATAATTATTCCTTAAACTATCCAAAACAAGTAGTATTCACACCACATCAAATGGAGTGGCAACGGTTAAGTGGACTTGAAATCATTGAGCAAACCGTTGCAAACAATCAAGCTATTCAAAAGCAGTTGGGGGCAACGATTATTTTAAAAAGCCATCGGACAGAAATTTATACGGCCTCTTCACACTATAGAAATCCTCTAGGAACTCCAGCTATGGCAACTGGCGGAATGGGTGACACACTTGCAGGGATGATCACTGGCTTTCTAGCTCAGTTTCAAGACAAAGAAGCAGCTCTTTGTGCTGCTGTTTATCTTCATAGTTTCATTGGAGAAGCGTTGGGGAAAGAAAAGTATGTGGTGTTGCCAACTGAAATCAGCAAAAACTTACCTTATTACATGAAACAAGCAGAGGAGAAACGATAA
- a CDS encoding 16S rRNA pseudouridine(516) synthase produces MRLDKFLAETGIGSRKEVKQLLKKSLVTVNDQVVKDGKTQIAEKQDIIKFAGEELTYQQYYYYMLHKPQGVISATEDKWDQTVIDLLRDEDYREDLFPVGRLDKDTEGLLLLTNDGQLAHQLLSPKKHVDKEYLATVQGIVTKDDILQFAAGFALTNKELVKPSKLMIDSINEKEDQSEIRLIIQEGKFHQVKRMFEAVDKKVVYLKRLRMGNLCLDEELALGEYRALTEKELEGLTMNN; encoded by the coding sequence ATGCGTTTAGATAAATTTCTTGCTGAAACAGGTATTGGCAGTCGTAAAGAAGTCAAACAGCTATTGAAAAAAAGTCTAGTAACTGTAAATGATCAAGTCGTCAAAGACGGTAAAACTCAAATCGCTGAAAAACAAGATATCATTAAGTTTGCAGGAGAAGAACTAACTTATCAACAATACTACTACTATATGCTGCATAAGCCTCAAGGGGTGATTTCAGCAACAGAAGATAAATGGGATCAAACAGTGATCGACCTGTTGCGGGATGAAGATTATCGAGAGGATTTATTTCCTGTTGGTCGTTTGGATAAAGATACTGAAGGGTTGCTACTATTGACAAATGATGGGCAACTAGCGCATCAATTACTATCTCCTAAAAAGCATGTTGATAAAGAATACCTTGCAACTGTTCAAGGGATCGTAACGAAAGATGATATTCTTCAATTTGCAGCTGGATTTGCGTTAACCAACAAAGAGTTGGTCAAACCAAGTAAGCTAATGATTGACTCTATAAATGAGAAAGAGGATCAATCAGAAATTCGTTTGATCATTCAAGAAGGAAAATTTCATCAAGTAAAACGGATGTTTGAAGCCGTAGATAAAAAAGTTGTTTATCTAAAGCGATTGCGGATGGGAAATCTATGCTTGGATGAGGAATTGGCGCTTGGAGAATACAGAGCTTTAACCGAAAAAGAACTTGAAGGATTAACGATGAATAATTAA
- a CDS encoding multidrug transporter CflA produces the protein MKKSIETRVPSLLLLIVLVGFPQISETIFTPSLPDIAYDFQVSMATVQLTLSIYFLAFALGVFFWGWLSDFIGRRKALLFGLLFYGLGSFLCFRAPTIEVLLLARFVQAFGASTGSVVTQTILRESYSGNQRHALFAQISAALAFTPAIGPLIGGIVDQSFGFRAVFFVLVLMSILIFCYAFLRLPETLEVNQRVSIKLVPICKRLLTNQKVLTYGFLIGAINGILFSYYAEAPFIFIEQFHLSTAMYGFLGIGVASASILGSLLSKRLLTIYQPEKIILIGIGNMLLGVVFLLFASVVTVFPEMLQFWLILLGLFIMLTGMGTALPNCLSLALVDFQDVIGTAGAIFSLGYYLLVSLFTFGMSKFHNGTLLAMPLYFLVLGSVMFYLTRKFLLPKANQS, from the coding sequence TTGAAAAAAAGCATCGAAACTCGTGTACCATCTTTATTATTATTGATTGTTTTGGTTGGTTTCCCACAAATCAGTGAAACGATTTTTACACCGTCATTGCCGGATATTGCCTATGATTTTCAGGTATCGATGGCAACGGTCCAACTAACGTTGAGTATCTATTTTTTAGCCTTTGCTTTAGGGGTATTCTTTTGGGGCTGGTTGTCTGATTTTATCGGACGACGGAAAGCACTGTTGTTTGGCTTGTTATTTTATGGACTCGGCAGCTTTCTTTGTTTTCGAGCACCAACGATCGAGGTTTTGCTGCTAGCGCGATTTGTTCAAGCGTTTGGAGCAAGTACCGGTTCCGTTGTGACTCAGACGATACTACGGGAAAGTTACTCTGGTAATCAGCGTCATGCACTATTTGCACAAATATCAGCAGCACTGGCGTTCACTCCAGCGATAGGTCCATTGATTGGCGGGATTGTTGATCAGTCTTTTGGTTTTCGAGCTGTTTTCTTTGTACTAGTGTTGATGAGTATTTTGATTTTTTGCTACGCATTTTTACGTTTACCAGAAACACTTGAAGTAAATCAACGAGTATCGATAAAATTAGTACCAATCTGCAAACGCTTGTTAACAAATCAGAAGGTTTTGACTTATGGTTTTTTAATTGGGGCGATTAATGGCATATTATTCAGCTATTACGCAGAGGCGCCGTTTATTTTTATTGAACAGTTTCATTTATCAACCGCAATGTATGGCTTTTTAGGAATTGGTGTAGCTAGTGCTTCAATTTTAGGCTCATTATTGTCCAAACGATTGTTGACGATTTATCAGCCAGAAAAAATTATTCTGATTGGAATCGGAAATATGTTGCTTGGTGTAGTGTTTTTGCTGTTTGCCAGTGTAGTCACTGTTTTTCCAGAAATGCTTCAGTTTTGGCTGATACTGTTGGGACTGTTTATCATGCTGACTGGAATGGGAACGGCTTTGCCTAATTGTCTTAGTTTAGCATTGGTCGATTTTCAGGATGTGATTGGAACAGCTGGAGCGATCTTTAGTTTAGGCTATTATTTGCTAGTTAGCTTGTTTACATTTGGCATGAGTAAATTTCATAATGGAACGTTGCTGGCGATGCCGCTGTATTTTCTTGTGCTTGGTAGCGTGATGTTTTATTTAACACGAAAGTTTTTACTACCCAAGGCCAATCAGAGCTAA
- a CDS encoding ABC transporter ATP-binding protein — protein sequence MINFQNVSKKYNDQLVLEDFDVSIEDGEFFVLVGPSGSGKTTTLKMINRLIEPTDGDIYFNDQRLIDYNLKELRLTIGYVLQQIALFPNLTVAENIELIPEMKHWNKAKRRERTEELLRKVSLSPEEYLHRKPAELSGGEQQRIGILRAIAAKPDIILMDEPFSALDPISRGQLQLLIKELHKELASTVVFVTHDMNEALLLGDRICVMKDGKIVQTDTPEEIKSHPANEFVAQFFQHEHANLENYCAEDLLASGFIEDGQVDSETTVNLGTNLPTVIRLLVDGKTVVLVDEKGPIGEITDRTILRFLETKIEKGDQ from the coding sequence ATGATTAATTTTCAAAACGTATCAAAAAAATACAACGACCAATTAGTATTGGAAGATTTCGATGTCTCCATTGAAGACGGAGAATTTTTTGTCTTAGTCGGCCCAAGTGGAAGCGGAAAAACAACCACGTTAAAAATGATCAATCGCTTGATTGAACCAACCGATGGAGATATCTATTTTAACGATCAAAGATTGATTGATTATAATCTGAAAGAACTACGCTTAACAATCGGCTACGTCCTTCAGCAAATTGCACTATTCCCAAATTTAACAGTTGCTGAAAACATCGAATTGATCCCAGAAATGAAGCATTGGAATAAAGCCAAAAGACGAGAAAGAACCGAAGAATTGCTGAGAAAAGTCAGTTTATCACCAGAAGAATATCTCCACCGGAAACCAGCAGAATTATCTGGTGGAGAACAACAACGTATCGGCATTTTAAGAGCGATCGCAGCCAAACCAGATATCATTTTAATGGATGAACCTTTTAGTGCGTTAGATCCGATTTCACGAGGGCAATTGCAATTACTAATCAAAGAACTGCATAAAGAACTAGCCAGCACAGTTGTTTTTGTGACCCACGATATGAATGAAGCCTTACTTTTAGGTGATCGAATTTGTGTGATGAAAGATGGTAAAATCGTTCAAACAGATACGCCGGAAGAAATTAAAAGTCATCCGGCCAATGAATTTGTAGCGCAGTTCTTCCAACATGAACACGCCAATTTAGAAAATTATTGCGCAGAAGATTTATTAGCATCTGGGTTTATAGAAGATGGACAAGTAGATAGTGAAACAACCGTGAATTTAGGCACCAATCTACCAACTGTGATTCGCTTGCTTGTAGATGGAAAAACGGTTGTCCTAGTTGACGAGAAAGGGCCTATCGGTGAAATCACGGATCGAACGATTTTACGCTTCTTAGAGACGAAGATAGAAAAAGGTGATCAATAA
- a CDS encoding UDP-N-acetylmuramoylalanyl-D-glutamate--L-lysine ligase, translated as MTISLKKIRECLLKEHLLKEFISAEGWSLTLPTSLNDKMFDTLSYDSRAVNKETLFFCKGLNFKSVYLEQAVHSGLEVYVAEQPYDNVSAELGIIVTDIKKAMAILSMAFYDYPQNKLKLIGFTGTKGKTTAAYFTKFILDQTTNKKTAMLSTMNSTLDGQTFFKSHLTTPESLDLYKMMAEAVDNKMTHFIMEVSSQAYKTNRVYGLFFDVGIFLNITPDHISPIEHPTFDDYFYCKRQLIKHSKTIILNHESDYFQLLKETAELHKVPYIVYGNQQSAETDYSYHTSIDDSLAFSIKATKDTLSVTGDYQLRLGGDFNKGNALSAVLASALVGAVRSDCQQGIKETTVPGRMELLTNINGAKIYVDYAHNYDSLKNLLAFVKEEHPNGRLLVLIGSTGNKAISRRKDFGTVLSELADVAILTTDDPADEDPMMICQEIQSYITTDIPVEIIVDRSEAIKEALAMSQPTDAVILAGKGADLYQKVSGEDTPYEGDFQIAERLIVN; from the coding sequence ATGACTATTTCTTTAAAAAAAATCCGTGAATGTTTACTTAAAGAACACCTTTTAAAAGAATTTATTTCAGCAGAGGGCTGGTCTTTGACCTTGCCGACCTCATTGAATGATAAAATGTTTGACACACTTTCTTATGATTCCCGTGCAGTAAACAAAGAGACGCTTTTCTTCTGCAAAGGACTAAATTTCAAATCCGTTTATTTAGAACAAGCCGTTCATTCTGGTCTGGAGGTTTATGTAGCAGAGCAGCCTTATGATAACGTCTCAGCAGAACTTGGGATCATTGTGACTGACATCAAGAAGGCGATGGCTATCTTAAGCATGGCTTTTTATGACTATCCACAAAACAAATTAAAACTAATCGGATTTACTGGTACCAAAGGGAAAACAACAGCTGCTTATTTCACTAAATTTATTTTAGATCAGACAACCAATAAAAAAACAGCGATGCTGTCTACAATGAACTCTACCTTAGACGGTCAAACATTTTTTAAATCTCATTTAACTACACCAGAATCTCTTGATCTTTATAAAATGATGGCTGAAGCGGTTGACAATAAGATGACTCACTTTATTATGGAAGTATCATCACAAGCCTATAAAACCAATCGTGTCTATGGTTTATTTTTTGATGTGGGTATTTTCCTAAATATTACACCTGATCATATCAGTCCGATTGAGCACCCAACTTTTGACGATTATTTTTACTGTAAACGTCAATTAATCAAGCACTCAAAGACGATCATCTTAAATCATGAATCTGATTACTTTCAATTATTAAAAGAAACAGCTGAGCTCCACAAAGTACCCTATATCGTTTATGGCAATCAACAATCAGCAGAAACTGATTATAGTTATCACACAAGCATCGATGATTCATTGGCTTTTTCTATCAAAGCTACAAAGGATACCTTATCTGTCACCGGTGACTATCAATTGCGCTTAGGCGGTGATTTCAATAAAGGCAATGCATTAAGTGCAGTTCTTGCCAGTGCTTTAGTCGGAGCTGTGCGTAGTGATTGTCAACAAGGTATCAAAGAAACGACCGTCCCTGGCCGTATGGAGTTGTTAACCAATATAAATGGCGCCAAAATCTATGTCGATTATGCACACAATTATGACAGTTTAAAGAATCTTCTAGCCTTTGTCAAAGAAGAACATCCTAATGGTCGCCTGCTTGTTCTTATCGGCAGTACTGGAAATAAAGCGATCTCCAGACGTAAAGATTTCGGAACCGTTTTATCTGAACTGGCAGATGTCGCGATTTTAACGACCGATGATCCAGCTGATGAAGATCCAATGATGATCTGTCAAGAGATCCAAAGCTACATCACAACAGATATTCCTGTTGAAATCATCGTTGATCGTAGTGAAGCAATCAAGGAAGCTCTAGCAATGAGCCAACCGACAGATGCTGTGATTCTAGCCGGTAAAGGCGCTGATCTATACCAAAAAGTCAGCGGAGAGGATACACCTTATGAAGGCGATTTCCAAATAGCGGAGCGCTTGATTGTTAACTGA
- a CDS encoding ABC transporter ATP-binding protein — MKAIELKGLTKLYKKQPAIDQVALSVEKGEIYGFIGPNGAGKSTTIKAMLNFIYPDQGAATLLGLDSIKDAKEIRKRTGYVSSDVRFYPNMTTLEVLKYVAEFHQLKNSKQQIDYFIELFDIDAKKKMSDLSLGNKKKIAITAGILPNPELLILDEPTNGLDPLMQHRLFEELEKYNQKGMTIFLSSHDLNEVQQHAHRAAFIRQGEIITVQDITKEKALGKVITLTGDHIPLSLFEKIGAAILKHQGNETRLLYEGDLHKVLPLLADPSIQDFTVTNPELEDQFMALYEGGDGQ; from the coding sequence ATGAAGGCGATTGAACTTAAAGGATTGACTAAACTATATAAAAAACAACCAGCCATCGATCAAGTAGCTCTATCTGTAGAAAAAGGGGAAATTTATGGTTTTATCGGACCAAACGGTGCAGGGAAATCAACAACGATCAAAGCGATGCTGAATTTTATTTATCCAGATCAAGGAGCGGCTACTTTACTGGGCTTGGATAGTATTAAAGATGCTAAAGAAATTCGCAAACGAACAGGCTATGTCTCAAGTGATGTCCGTTTTTATCCTAACATGACTACACTTGAAGTGCTTAAGTATGTAGCTGAATTTCATCAACTAAAAAATAGTAAACAGCAAATCGATTACTTTATTGAGTTGTTCGATATCGATGCTAAGAAAAAAATGTCTGATCTGTCTTTAGGGAATAAAAAGAAAATCGCGATCACAGCAGGGATTTTACCTAATCCGGAATTATTGATTCTAGATGAACCGACGAATGGCTTAGACCCACTGATGCAGCATCGCTTGTTTGAAGAGCTGGAAAAATACAATCAAAAAGGCATGACGATCTTTTTATCCAGCCATGATTTAAATGAAGTCCAACAACACGCACATCGGGCCGCGTTTATTCGCCAAGGGGAAATTATTACGGTACAAGATATTACTAAAGAAAAAGCGTTAGGTAAGGTTATCACATTGACTGGAGATCATATCCCACTATCCTTATTTGAAAAAATCGGTGCGGCTATTTTAAAACATCAAGGAAATGAGACACGCTTGCTATATGAAGGGGATCTACATAAAGTGTTGCCGCTGTTAGCTGATCCTTCGATTCAAGATTTTACGGTCACAAATCCTGAACTGGAAGATCAATTTATGGCGTTATATGAAGGAGGCGATGGACAATGA
- a CDS encoding transporter, translating into MKRIGLLSKADGGTLSVIIVNITLPATVIVSLASVVVSETLFFLLVMGIILNILVIMIGSRASKKRPVLEQKFQMYSMSGYNIGNFSLPFIQGFYPLAVPFLLMFDIGNSVMLTGGSTLLIDKMVGTKEETTLKKIVLSLFKSAPFTVYMIMLLLRIGQVGLPVEVLGILEMVAKANGFLSMFMLGLYFELRLPKKAMHLVKEVLVWRYLCGIFFALLFAFVIPLSPLLRVVLVVLSVAPMPTFSVINSVKAGMPEETVGFTSSISILISLVLMTFVMMLMG; encoded by the coding sequence ATGAAACGAATTGGTCTGTTGAGTAAAGCGGATGGTGGTACGCTATCTGTTATTATTGTAAACATTACTTTGCCGGCAACGGTAATCGTTAGCTTAGCTAGTGTTGTGGTTTCTGAAACGTTATTTTTTTTACTAGTGATGGGCATTATCTTGAATATTTTGGTGATTATGATCGGTAGCCGAGCAAGTAAAAAACGACCTGTCTTAGAACAAAAATTTCAGATGTACTCAATGTCAGGATATAATATCGGTAATTTTAGTTTGCCATTTATACAAGGCTTTTATCCCCTAGCAGTCCCGTTTTTATTGATGTTTGATATAGGAAATAGTGTGATGCTGACAGGTGGAAGCACCTTGTTGATCGATAAAATGGTTGGAACCAAGGAAGAGACGACCTTGAAAAAAATTGTTTTATCTTTATTTAAGTCCGCTCCTTTTACTGTCTATATGATCATGCTCTTATTACGAATCGGTCAGGTTGGGCTTCCTGTAGAGGTTTTAGGGATATTAGAAATGGTCGCTAAAGCGAATGGCTTTTTATCGATGTTTATGCTTGGTTTGTATTTTGAATTGCGCTTGCCTAAAAAAGCCATGCACTTAGTTAAAGAAGTGTTAGTTTGGCGTTATTTATGTGGCATTTTCTTTGCCCTACTCTTTGCTTTTGTCATTCCGCTAAGTCCTTTGCTGCGGGTAGTTTTAGTTGTATTAAGTGTGGCACCGATGCCTACATTTTCGGTGATCAACAGTGTCAAAGCCGGAATGCCGGAAGAAACGGTCGGATTTACTTCGTCTATAAGTATTCTGATCAGCTTAGTATTGATGACGTTTGTGATGATGTTGATGGGGTAA